The following proteins are encoded in a genomic region of Gossypium hirsutum isolate 1008001.06 chromosome D05, Gossypium_hirsutum_v2.1, whole genome shotgun sequence:
- the LOC107902753 gene encoding proline-rich receptor-like protein kinase PERK2 translates to MLLPPISECPPIQSLVHPSPIMPSPTTLHATLLPETIEQQQVNRKNDQNDESAKPCDKLMIPSSNLILPPTLPPRAMLLSPIPACPPIESLLHPSPKMPSSTTPHATPLLETIEQQQVIRKSDQNDETAKPCDQIMIHSSNLILPPTLPAPRAMLLPPIPASPPIQSLVHPYPKMPSPTTPHATPLPANLFSPPKSAVPPNQNSVHPPPPIMPSPENKDQIIDGIRSTTSFGNSVISMITHPQNDHLQVS, encoded by the coding sequence ATGCTGTTGCCGCCTATTTCAGAATGTCCACCCATACAGAGCTTAGTGCACCCTTCCCCAATAATGCCATCACCAACCACCCTACATGCAACTCTCCTCCCAGAAACAATTGAGCAGCAACAAGTAAACCGCAAAAATGATCAAAACGATGAAAGTGCAAAACCATGCGATAAGTTAATGATACCttcatcaaatttaattttacctCCTACACTACCACCAAGAGCCATGCTGTTGTCGCCTATTCCAGCATGTCCACCCATAGAGAGCTTATTGCATCCTTCCCCGAAAATGCCATCATCAACCACCCCACATGCAACTCCCCTCCTAGAAACAATTGAGCAGCAACAAGTAATCCGAAAAAGTGATCAAAATGATGAAACTGCAAAACCATGCGATCAGATAATGATACAttcatcaaatttaattttacctCCTACACTACCAGCACCAAGAGCCATGTTGTTGCCGCCTATTCCAGCATCTCCACCCATACAGAGTTTAGTGCATCCTTACCCAAAAATGCCATCACCAACCACCCCACATGCAACTCCCCTCCCAGCAAATTTATTTTCACCTCCTAAATCAGCAGTTCCACCAAACCAGAACTCAGTGCATCCTCCTCCTCCAATAATGCCATCACCAGAGAATAAGGATCAGATTATTGATGGGATCAGAAGTACTACTTCATTCGGCAATAGTGTCATATCCATGATAACACACCCTCAAAATGACCATCTTCAAGTTTCTTAA
- the LOC121217693 gene encoding uncharacterized protein codes for MMLKFFAWFIAFLCTTALSCRKVEGFPILKSQDSYPSKAVAQGHDIHDAGLNRTVSSESEAKGSDRDEYYKQQYHEIFESDKAKSGKGAYGGANIPHHRQGKNAAPSLVSPPCFLLTATLHVILLPGLLPKLF; via the exons ATGATGTTGAAGTTTTTTGCATGGTTTATAGCTTTCTTATGTACAACTGCCCTTTCATGCAGGAAGGTTGAAGGTTTTCCTATATTAAAATCTCAAGATTCCTATCCCTCAAAAGCCGTAGCTCAAGGACATGACATTCATG ATGCAGGTCTAAACCGGACAGTTAGCTCGGAATCGGAAGCAAAAGGCAGCGACAGAGACGAATACTACAAGCAGCAATATCACGAAATTTTTGAGTCAGATAAAGCAAAGAGTGGAAAGGGCGCATACGGTGGTGCAAATATCCCCCACCACCGTCAAGGAAAAAACGCAGCTCCGTCACTCGTCAGCCCACCTTGCTTTCTGTTAACTGCTACGTTGCATGTAATATTACTTCCAGGTTTACTTCCCAAGCTCTTCTAG